The following coding sequences lie in one Synergistota bacterium genomic window:
- a CDS encoding DUF1116 domain-containing protein, translating to MAIEDIFGRELKIINLGLEGFAKDLEKQGVSVIHVDWKPPALGNEDLIELLDRLEPYKDKINEANDKAIRALLDAQPTIVGLRKAIEVIPDMDGRTFLHAGPPVEWDRMCGPMKGAIIGGLIYEGLAKDKDEAERIASSGKIKFSPCHHHDAVGPMAGVITPSMPVWIIEEESSGKRAYCTLNEGLGKVLRYGAFSPEVIDRLKWMEKTLAPALNEALKIRGRINLKTLIAQALQMGDECHNRNKAGTSLFIREIAPALVKAGLASEVVSSVLDFINSNDHFFLNLSMPACKCSLEAASGIRWSTLVIAMARNGTDFGIRISSMPDRWFTAPAPKVKGLYFPGYTDEDANPDIGDSAITETAGIGGFAMAAAPAIVRFVGGTVKDAFNFTLRMYEITLAENTSYLIPNLDFRGTPTGIDLLKVVERGITPNINTGIAHKNPGVGQVGAGLVEAPMKCFEDALKAFIEEHISKEG from the coding sequence ATGGCTATAGAGGACATCTTTGGAAGGGAATTAAAAATTATAAACCTTGGTCTTGAGGGATTTGCAAAAGACCTGGAGAAGCAGGGAGTAAGCGTCATTCACGTTGATTGGAAGCCACCAGCACTTGGAAATGAGGATCTTATAGAGCTTTTAGACAGACTTGAGCCTTATAAGGACAAGATAAACGAGGCGAATGATAAAGCTATCAGGGCTTTGCTTGATGCTCAGCCCACCATTGTTGGTTTGAGGAAGGCGATCGAGGTAATTCCGGACATGGATGGGAGGACTTTTCTGCATGCAGGTCCTCCAGTTGAGTGGGATAGAATGTGTGGTCCTATGAAGGGGGCGATAATAGGGGGGCTTATATATGAGGGATTAGCCAAGGATAAGGATGAAGCGGAAAGAATAGCGTCTTCAGGGAAAATAAAGTTTTCTCCTTGCCATCACCACGATGCTGTTGGTCCCATGGCAGGTGTTATAACTCCCTCTATGCCTGTCTGGATAATAGAGGAAGAAAGTAGTGGGAAAAGAGCTTATTGTACCCTGAATGAAGGGTTGGGAAAGGTTTTAAGATATGGAGCTTTTTCGCCTGAAGTAATAGATAGATTGAAGTGGATGGAGAAAACATTGGCACCAGCACTCAATGAAGCTCTCAAGATTAGGGGAAGAATAAATCTTAAGACTTTAATAGCTCAGGCTCTTCAAATGGGAGATGAATGTCATAACAGGAATAAGGCTGGAACTTCGCTTTTTATAAGAGAGATAGCTCCTGCTCTTGTGAAGGCTGGGCTTGCTTCAGAAGTAGTTTCGAGCGTTTTAGATTTCATAAATTCTAATGATCATTTCTTCCTCAACCTTTCAATGCCTGCTTGTAAGTGTTCCTTAGAAGCGGCTTCGGGGATCAGATGGAGCACGCTCGTTATAGCAATGGCGCGCAATGGAACCGATTTTGGAATAAGGATTAGTTCTATGCCGGATAGGTGGTTTACCGCTCCAGCTCCAAAGGTAAAAGGACTGTATTTCCCTGGATACACGGATGAGGATGCCAATCCAGATATAGGAGATAGCGCTATTACGGAAACAGCTGGAATTGGTGGATTCGCGATGGCAGCCGCTCCGGCTATTGTCAGATTCGTGGGAGGAACCGTTAAGGATGCTTTTAACTTTACGCTTAGAATGTATGAGATAACCCTTGCTGAAAACACCTCCTATTTGATACCCAATCTGGATTTCAGAGGTACGCCCACGGGAATAGATCTTCTTAAGGTTGTGGAAAGGGGAATAACACCTAACATTAATACAGGAATAGCCCATAAGAATCCCGGAGTTGGGCAGGTAGGAGCCGGGTTAGTTGAGGCTCCAATGAAATGCTTTGAAGACGCCTTAAAGGCGTTTATAGAGGAACATATATCGAAGGAGGGATGA
- a CDS encoding cyclase family protein codes for MKVKLYDLTQTTGIHTPPWPSYEPLQVKYFKRLSFHGANGQLITTSNHLGTHLDGQLHFVPNGRDIASLTLDELFGPAVIVDISDEVGEYEIYRPEHFTKKVEIREGDMLVIHTGFHHYAWDQPEADEIKYFYKHPGPHKEFADWVLDMKIKMILVDCGSADHPMNTILRKFKPEIAAEAEKKLGRPLDEIFPPSMYQMMHLYLFPKGVLHVENVGGEIDKLLNKRVMLGVFPWKFEGGESAFCRVVAFEFEE; via the coding sequence ATGAAAGTAAAGTTGTATGATCTAACCCAAACCACTGGTATACATACTCCACCTTGGCCCTCTTATGAGCCTCTTCAGGTGAAATATTTTAAGAGGTTGAGCTTTCATGGGGCTAATGGTCAGCTTATCACGACAAGCAATCACCTTGGAACTCACTTAGATGGACAGCTTCATTTCGTTCCGAATGGAAGAGATATTGCGAGTCTTACTCTCGATGAGCTTTTCGGGCCAGCGGTTATCGTTGATATAAGTGATGAGGTAGGAGAGTATGAGATCTATAGGCCTGAGCACTTTACTAAAAAGGTGGAAATAAGGGAAGGAGATATGCTCGTTATTCATACCGGTTTTCATCACTATGCGTGGGATCAGCCTGAAGCTGACGAGATAAAGTATTTCTATAAACATCCTGGACCTCATAAGGAGTTCGCTGACTGGGTGCTCGATATGAAGATAAAGATGATACTTGTGGATTGTGGTTCTGCGGATCATCCAATGAATACCATACTAAGAAAGTTTAAACCCGAGATAGCAGCCGAGGCGGAGAAAAAGTTAGGGCGTCCCTTAGATGAGATCTTTCCTCCAAGCATGTATCAGATGATGCATCTTTACCTCTTTCCCAAGGGGGTTCTTCACGTTGAAAATGTGGGAGGAGAGATAGATAAACTCCTTAATAAAAGAGTGATGCTTGGCGTTTTCCCGTGGAAGTTTGAGGGTGGAGAATCTGCTTTCTGCAGAGTTGTAGCCTTTGAGTTTGAGGAGTAA
- a CDS encoding nucleotidyltransferase family protein gives MSLRSKFKSSELRKRASFPTFKYAAVILAAGESKRFGSPKQLLKLGGKSLLEIALDLVGGADFFSKRIVVLGAYLIEILKSVRFPLEVLKVYNPHYKRGIGSSVSLAVRCLRGCDAVFFLPIDQPLLTQRTLFLIKEAFESGRWSIVAPQKGGLPTLFSMKWRRELIRLGGDEGGRSIIKKYPQEVGRVEIPSGELFDIDRPEDLILLSKGRFQR, from the coding sequence TTGAGTTTGAGGAGTAAATTTAAATCGTCAGAGCTGAGAAAGAGGGCATCTTTCCCAACCTTTAAATATGCTGCTGTTATACTTGCTGCAGGGGAGTCAAAAAGGTTTGGTTCCCCGAAACAGTTATTAAAGCTTGGTGGAAAAAGCCTCCTTGAAATAGCCTTGGATCTTGTGGGGGGAGCTGATTTCTTCTCAAAAAGGATAGTTGTGCTTGGTGCTTATCTAATAGAGATACTAAAAAGTGTTCGCTTTCCTTTAGAGGTTCTGAAGGTATACAATCCTCACTATAAAAGGGGAATAGGTTCATCAGTCTCGCTTGCGGTTAGGTGTCTAAGAGGGTGTGATGCGGTTTTCTTTCTTCCCATTGATCAACCTCTTTTAACACAAAGGACGCTCTTTTTGATAAAAGAAGCCTTTGAAAGCGGGAGGTGGAGCATAGTGGCTCCTCAAAAAGGGGGGCTTCCTACCCTCTTCTCGATGAAGTGGAGGCGGGAGCTTATTCGCCTTGGAGGAGATGAAGGGGGACGAAGCATAATAAAAAAATATCCTCAAGAGGTTGGTAGAGTTGAAATTCCCTCGGGGGAGCTTTTCGATATAGATCGGCCCGAGGACTTGATCCTCCTTAGTAAGGGGAGATTTCAGCGATGA
- a CDS encoding molybdopterin-binding protein: MIKKVKIEDAIGLPLAHDLTQIIPGKFKGPRFRVGHVISPEDIDILRSMGREYIYVIELSDNEVHENDASLALAQAIIGDNLRISEPVEGKVSIFSECSGLIKINREAVKEINMLGDYVLSTVHGNIPVWSGQLIASVKLIPLIGKRKDLHEAIEIAQRFKPLIHLKPYLLKRASLIITGKEVYEGRIKDAFEPTLRKKLLNYGVDVINVGIFPDDPSRIAEAIVSFARDSDILICTGGMSVDPEDMTPTAIKRAGVNVERYGFPLLPGAMTLLGYLDKKPVIGIPAAAIYYETTAFDIILPRLLAGERVTFEDIAELGYGGLCWLCDICHFPCCPFGKA; the protein is encoded by the coding sequence ATGATAAAAAAGGTGAAGATTGAGGACGCTATAGGACTGCCTTTAGCGCATGATTTAACGCAGATAATACCGGGTAAGTTTAAGGGACCGCGTTTTAGGGTAGGTCATGTTATATCTCCTGAAGATATAGACATCTTAAGAAGCATGGGAAGGGAATACATATATGTTATTGAATTATCGGACAATGAAGTTCATGAAAACGATGCTTCTCTTGCCTTAGCGCAGGCTATTATAGGTGATAACTTGAGAATAAGTGAGCCTGTGGAGGGAAAGGTTTCGATTTTCTCAGAGTGCTCTGGTCTGATAAAGATAAATAGAGAAGCCGTTAAAGAGATAAATATGCTTGGAGATTATGTTTTAAGCACAGTTCACGGAAATATTCCTGTTTGGAGCGGACAACTTATAGCCTCGGTAAAACTTATACCTCTTATAGGCAAACGAAAAGATCTTCATGAAGCTATTGAGATAGCACAAAGATTTAAACCTCTGATTCATTTAAAGCCCTATCTTTTAAAAAGAGCTTCGCTGATAATAACCGGTAAGGAAGTATACGAGGGGAGAATAAAAGACGCCTTTGAACCAACTCTGAGAAAAAAGCTTTTGAATTACGGCGTTGATGTAATAAATGTAGGGATATTCCCGGATGATCCCTCAAGAATAGCTGAAGCCATAGTTAGTTTCGCTCGCGATTCTGACATTCTGATATGTACAGGTGGTATGTCGGTTGATCCAGAGGATATGACTCCCACGGCTATCAAGCGTGCGGGGGTAAACGTGGAAAGATATGGTTTTCCTCTTCTACCAGGTGCTATGACTCTCTTAGGGTACCTTGATAAAAAACCTGTTATAGGAATTCCTGCGGCAGCTATATACTATGAGACAACCGCTTTTGATATAATTCTTCCTCGACTTCTCGCCGGAGAAAGGGTAACATTTGAAGATATAGCTGAGCTTGGTTATGGAGGCTTGTGCTGGCTCTGTGATATTTGTCATTTTCCTTGCTGTCCTTTTGGCAAAGCTTGA
- a CDS encoding formylmethanofuran dehydrogenase subunit E family protein — MKWLKKSGISFDELWHKAVDFHGHEGPYLVAGLRMGMYILRALSARGYSDLKLIVESPAFTPYTCLLDGLQVSTGCTLGKGNIVLVPSSSKDIRVLAICDKKRIFLSLPFKIQERFRKWTDETSVEEAAKRAMELGEEIFSVEAC, encoded by the coding sequence TTGAAATGGCTTAAAAAGAGTGGAATTTCATTTGATGAGCTATGGCATAAGGCAGTCGATTTTCATGGGCATGAGGGACCCTACCTGGTAGCGGGCTTAAGAATGGGTATGTATATACTTCGAGCTCTGTCTGCAAGAGGATACTCTGATTTAAAGCTCATTGTTGAGTCTCCAGCCTTTACTCCCTATACTTGTCTTTTAGATGGATTGCAGGTTTCAACTGGCTGCACGCTTGGCAAGGGGAACATCGTTCTTGTTCCATCTTCCTCGAAAGACATTAGAGTGCTGGCTATATGTGATAAGAAAAGGATTTTTCTGTCCCTTCCCTTCAAAATTCAGGAGAGGTTTAGGAAGTGGACCGATGAAACCTCCGTTGAGGAAGCTGCTAAAAGGGCGATGGAACTTGGGGAGGAGATTTTCAGCGTTGAAGCATGTTGA
- a CDS encoding ATP-binding cassette domain-containing protein, translating into MKHVELIDVSVAYEGEGRPAIYDINLLIEEGDFVLVHGPNGAGKTTLLETINGLLKPFKGKVIYKGYEVNGNAHALRRRMGYVVQDFQFDPLTPFTVEDLIMMGLNAKYGPLRYPSYSERMKVYDVMDMLGILDLAHRPVGKLSGGQQQKALLAYSLVKDPEILLLDEPLSHLDKNARRETIRLIERLNREGKTIVIVSHIYGEIDLSKIKPVKMDSGRIVGD; encoded by the coding sequence TTGAAGCATGTTGAGCTTATTGATGTATCCGTTGCCTATGAGGGAGAGGGACGCCCTGCCATTTACGATATAAATCTCCTTATAGAAGAGGGAGATTTTGTTCTTGTTCATGGCCCTAATGGCGCTGGAAAAACAACTTTGCTTGAAACTATTAATGGTCTCCTTAAGCCTTTTAAGGGAAAGGTTATATATAAGGGATACGAGGTTAATGGAAACGCTCATGCCTTGCGGAGAAGAATGGGTTACGTTGTTCAGGATTTTCAATTCGATCCGCTAACCCCCTTTACTGTGGAAGATTTGATAATGATGGGATTAAACGCGAAATATGGTCCGCTGAGATATCCCTCTTACTCTGAAAGAATGAAAGTCTATGATGTTATGGACATGCTTGGTATCTTAGATCTTGCTCACAGGCCTGTGGGAAAGCTTTCCGGAGGACAGCAGCAAAAAGCTTTGCTGGCATACTCTCTTGTAAAAGATCCAGAGATTCTCCTTCTGGATGAGCCTTTGTCTCATCTTGATAAGAATGCGAGGAGAGAGACTATTAGGCTTATAGAAAGGTTAAATAGGGAGGGGAAGACTATAGTAATCGTTTCTCACATATATGGTGAAATCGATCTGAGTAAGATAAAGCCTGTAAAAATGGATTCTGGAAGGATTGTAGGAGATTAA
- a CDS encoding metal ABC transporter permease: MSDILRFAIVASLLAGISCSILGVFVVRMKLTSVGFATSHAAFAGAAISLFFQSNPLTGALIASLFMALTLGPLSEKAKLHAEIILGVLFNLSLALGFIFLSLSPSSAFDRSILSLLWGSVLGITHDEIIILVWILGIIVGVILLFFKEFEALLISRRLAEAAGIDTKPFFYTILFMIAIVVAVSLRLVGGFLIYTLLVVPPASALQFCNRIRTLFWMAPLFSIFAVLGGVFLSFKFDFPLGSSIALLSAALFFGSVLLSPKRYRVILRRCIK, encoded by the coding sequence GTGTCTGATATACTAAGGTTTGCTATAGTTGCATCCCTGCTTGCTGGAATTTCATGCTCTATATTGGGGGTTTTCGTTGTTAGGATGAAGCTTACCTCAGTTGGTTTTGCTACATCGCACGCTGCTTTTGCTGGTGCGGCAATTTCTCTGTTTTTCCAATCTAATCCTCTTACAGGGGCTCTTATCGCTTCTTTATTTATGGCACTTACGCTTGGCCCCCTGAGTGAGAAAGCTAAGTTGCATGCAGAAATTATTCTGGGAGTTTTATTTAATCTTTCGCTTGCTCTTGGTTTTATCTTTTTAAGCTTATCGCCCTCTTCTGCTTTCGATAGATCAATTCTTTCTCTCCTCTGGGGCAGTGTCCTGGGTATAACTCACGATGAGATTATAATTCTCGTGTGGATTTTAGGTATAATAGTGGGAGTGATTCTTCTCTTCTTTAAGGAATTTGAAGCACTGCTTATTTCACGAAGACTTGCGGAAGCGGCTGGAATCGATACCAAGCCTTTCTTTTATACGATTCTTTTTATGATAGCTATAGTGGTTGCTGTTTCTTTAAGACTTGTTGGTGGTTTTTTAATATACACGTTATTGGTGGTTCCTCCAGCGTCTGCTCTTCAATTCTGTAACAGAATTAGAACCCTTTTCTGGATGGCTCCTCTCTTTTCGATATTTGCCGTATTGGGAGGAGTTTTTCTCTCCTTTAAATTTGATTTCCCCCTTGGCTCTTCTATAGCTCTTTTATCAGCTGCTCTCTTTTTCGGATCGGTTTTGCTTTCTCCCAAGAGGTATAGGGTAATCCTAAGGAGGTGTATTAAATGA
- a CDS encoding metal ABC transporter substrate-binding protein, translated as MRGRVSLAVLLMLFLIVSISGVSYSQERGEKAIVATTTTVLGSVVKDLLGAKVKVITLVPPGSCPAHFDLKPSDVEAIKKARVVLAHGFEPWIEKISAKVIKIGGGWNTAELARELYRRIADALKPILPEYAGEIESNLSKVLKKLDSLEELVSKERKSLRDIKAIVMKWQAPFVKWLGVSILATYPPPERMSASQVERIIAVGRVKKVMLVIDNLQSGISMGRRISAEVGAVHVVLTNFPESLPGVKNIVEMIKHNLKQVLNGVKAYRRQVRKIARLKAEISDLSGRLKFWKAVSAVALGIVIIESFMLLRRR; from the coding sequence ATGAGGGGGAGAGTTTCATTAGCGGTTTTACTAATGCTCTTTTTGATCGTTTCAATAAGTGGTGTTTCTTATTCACAGGAGCGTGGAGAAAAGGCAATAGTTGCTACAACTACTACCGTGCTTGGTAGTGTGGTTAAGGATCTCCTTGGAGCGAAGGTTAAGGTTATAACGCTGGTTCCGCCAGGTTCCTGTCCTGCTCATTTCGATCTTAAGCCCAGTGACGTAGAGGCAATAAAAAAGGCGAGGGTAGTATTAGCTCATGGGTTTGAGCCATGGATAGAAAAGATATCTGCTAAGGTTATTAAGATCGGTGGTGGATGGAATACCGCAGAGCTTGCAAGGGAGCTTTATAGAAGGATTGCTGATGCTCTGAAACCTATACTGCCAGAGTATGCGGGAGAGATAGAAAGTAATTTATCTAAGGTGCTGAAAAAGCTTGATTCACTTGAAGAGTTGGTAAGTAAAGAGAGGAAAAGCTTGAGAGATATAAAAGCGATTGTTATGAAATGGCAAGCTCCTTTTGTCAAGTGGCTTGGAGTTTCCATACTTGCAACCTATCCTCCTCCAGAGAGAATGAGTGCTTCTCAGGTGGAAAGAATTATAGCTGTTGGAAGGGTCAAAAAGGTGATGTTAGTTATAGATAATTTGCAAAGCGGGATATCAATGGGAAGAAGAATCTCGGCGGAAGTAGGAGCGGTTCATGTGGTTTTGACCAACTTTCCGGAATCTCTCCCAGGCGTTAAAAACATAGTGGAGATGATAAAACACAATCTGAAACAGGTGCTAAATGGAGTGAAAGCATACAGACGCCAAGTTAGAAAAATAGCGAGGCTCAAGGCTGAGATAAGTGACCTTAGTGGCAGATTAAAGTTTTGGAAAGCGGTTTCAGCCGTGGCTCTCGGAATAGTTATAATAGAGAGCTTTATGCTTCTTAGAAGGCGCTGA
- a CDS encoding TonB-dependent receptor yields MLLRKMAMMCVFFILLAGAQTTEAQVFELGTMEVYGSYLEDEPSSCSVIFPDQYKGEFKDLGDLLSDIPGVRVTRLGGRGAYTVISIRGSTAGQVAVYLNGVLMNMGGEYAVDLSTIPLNAVERIEVYRGSVPVRFGIAGIGGVINIITKKDARFNTAKAAIGSFRTYRLEILRKLRKGLLSLDLESSKGDYPYHNDNGTPYTSDDDYNTRRKNNAYRISDIRISKDVNGNKLFFAYFAKRRELPNPAPGDDREDCMSHSNLSLSRFIGEVSRDFSFSEETVGEASFYFLLSRKEFWNPRGDLGWPNQKHNWYNSGKIGLNFSLNRVLGENSMLEFHFETFLEELKPGGDITSSVWSPLNKIHSYYKKASILSLEYTLSSGNLLLIPWIRWLSSSESGGKLSSSSDHLGYGMRLKYSLSDRWSLKSTWGKYVRVPDFYEKFGDGAFILPNPSLENEKGKNFDFGVEYRTPLFSGYLTYFRSDVDDLIELVMANPRYAYYKNIGRAEIEGIELSFSKAFKNGWMFSVSYTYMNAVNKSSGYRENKPLPNRPKHSLSVRLSRVSGRWNAFVEGRYVGENYFDTGGLVKFSDWWSLDLGFSYFISKGEKISFIIKNITDNQVLKVIPASSFGPERMADYPPVGRSFYLSYIKSF; encoded by the coding sequence GTGCTTTTGAGAAAAATGGCTATGATGTGTGTCTTCTTTATTCTTCTTGCAGGGGCTCAAACTACGGAGGCGCAGGTCTTTGAGCTTGGCACGATGGAAGTTTATGGTTCCTATCTTGAAGATGAGCCTTCCTCATGTTCTGTGATATTTCCGGACCAGTATAAGGGTGAATTTAAGGATCTTGGTGATCTGCTTTCTGATATACCAGGCGTCAGAGTGACGAGGCTTGGTGGGCGAGGCGCTTATACCGTAATTTCTATAAGGGGAAGCACAGCAGGACAAGTAGCAGTTTATCTTAACGGAGTTTTGATGAATATGGGGGGAGAATATGCGGTGGATTTATCAACGATTCCATTAAACGCTGTTGAAAGAATAGAGGTCTATAGGGGAAGCGTTCCCGTCCGTTTTGGCATTGCTGGGATAGGAGGAGTGATAAACATCATAACGAAGAAGGATGCCAGATTTAATACTGCTAAAGCTGCGATTGGTTCTTTTAGAACATACCGACTTGAGATCTTAAGAAAACTAAGAAAAGGATTGCTTTCTCTTGATCTGGAAAGCAGCAAGGGAGACTATCCTTACCATAACGATAACGGTACCCCCTATACTTCGGATGACGATTATAACACGAGAAGGAAAAACAACGCTTATAGAATTTCAGATATAAGAATTTCTAAAGATGTAAATGGAAACAAGCTGTTTTTTGCCTATTTTGCTAAGCGCAGAGAGCTCCCTAATCCTGCTCCCGGGGATGATAGGGAAGATTGTATGTCTCACTCGAATCTTTCATTAAGCCGGTTTATAGGGGAAGTTTCGAGAGATTTCAGTTTTTCAGAGGAAACGGTTGGAGAAGCTTCGTTTTACTTTCTCCTTTCCCGTAAAGAGTTCTGGAACCCGAGAGGTGATCTTGGGTGGCCCAATCAAAAGCATAACTGGTACAATTCGGGAAAAATTGGCTTAAATTTTTCTCTAAATCGCGTTTTAGGAGAGAACTCGATGCTTGAGTTTCACTTTGAGACTTTTTTAGAGGAGCTGAAGCCAGGTGGAGATATAACCTCATCCGTATGGTCTCCCCTTAATAAGATCCATAGCTATTACAAGAAAGCGTCGATCTTATCTCTTGAGTATACGCTTTCATCTGGCAATTTACTATTGATACCTTGGATTAGATGGCTTAGCTCGAGTGAGAGCGGTGGGAAGCTTTCATCAAGCAGCGATCACCTTGGTTATGGCATGAGGCTGAAATACTCCTTAAGCGACAGATGGAGTTTGAAATCAACGTGGGGAAAATATGTGAGAGTCCCTGATTTTTACGAGAAATTTGGGGATGGAGCTTTTATCCTGCCTAATCCTTCTCTTGAAAATGAGAAAGGGAAAAATTTTGATTTTGGAGTAGAGTATAGAACTCCTCTCTTTTCTGGGTATCTAACCTATTTTAGAAGCGATGTGGATGACCTTATTGAGCTCGTGATGGCTAACCCCAGATACGCTTATTACAAAAATATAGGAAGAGCGGAAATAGAGGGGATTGAGCTTAGTTTTTCCAAGGCTTTTAAAAACGGGTGGATGTTCAGCGTGTCTTATACCTACATGAACGCGGTTAATAAGTCATCCGGGTATAGGGAAAATAAACCCTTGCCTAATAGACCCAAACATAGTTTAAGCGTGAGATTAAGTCGTGTTTCGGGAAGGTGGAACGCTTTTGTAGAAGGAAGATATGTGGGGGAGAATTACTTCGATACCGGAGGGTTGGTTAAATTTAGCGATTGGTGGAGCTTAGATTTGGGGTTCTCATATTTTATCTCTAAGGGAGAAAAAATAAGTTTCATTATAAAGAATATTACAGATAATCAGGTCCTCAAAGTTATACCAGCTTCTTCCTTCGGGCCAGAGAGAATGGCGGATTATCCGCCTGTCGGAAGGAGCTTTTACTTAAGCTATATAAAAAGCTTCTAA
- a CDS encoding MotA/TolQ/ExbB proton channel family protein produces the protein MRRLEWFEKGGPLMYPIFICSILSLAIFLERLFYLLKRRQIIERFRRKIEGLSGDIKELREILMVLVEGEAMRLSKGLGALSLIARVSTLLGLLGTVLGMVEVFKEVSEGKLGDPEALAGGIWVALITTVFGLSVAIPAVFMHGFLSSLVSRREEELLKIGEEVLIEKAKSDR, from the coding sequence GTGAGAAGATTGGAGTGGTTTGAAAAGGGCGGTCCGTTAATGTATCCAATTTTTATTTGCTCTATACTTTCTTTAGCGATTTTCTTAGAACGCTTGTTTTATCTACTTAAAAGGCGTCAAATAATAGAGCGTTTTAGAAGAAAAATAGAGGGACTTTCCGGAGATATTAAGGAATTAAGGGAAATATTAATGGTTCTTGTTGAAGGGGAAGCAATGAGGCTTTCGAAAGGCCTTGGAGCGCTTTCTTTAATAGCGAGAGTAAGCACTCTCCTTGGACTTCTTGGTACCGTTTTGGGAATGGTGGAGGTTTTTAAAGAGGTTTCTGAAGGAAAGCTTGGTGATCCAGAGGCTCTCGCGGGAGGAATCTGGGTTGCTCTTATAACGACGGTATTTGGGCTATCAGTTGCCATTCCAGCTGTTTTCATGCATGGCTTTCTTTCTTCCTTAGTCTCTCGCAGAGAGGAAGAGCTTCTTAAAATAGGAGAGGAGGTCTTAATTGAAAAGGCAAAATCTGATAGGTAG